A window from Malaclemys terrapin pileata isolate rMalTer1 chromosome 18, rMalTer1.hap1, whole genome shotgun sequence encodes these proteins:
- the PAFAH1B1 gene encoding platelet-activating factor acetylhydrolase IB subunit beta yields the protein MVLSQRQRDELNRAIADYLRSNGYEEAYSVFKKEAELDVNEELDKKYAGLLEKKWTSVIRLQKKVMELESKLNEAKEEFTSGGPLGQKRDPKEWIPRPPEKYALSGHRSPVTRVIFHPVFSVMVSASEDATIKVWDYETGDFERTLKGHTDSVQDISFDHSGKLLASCSADMTIKLWDFQGFDCIRTMHGHDHNVSSVAIMPNGDHIVSASRDKTIKMWEVQTGYCVKTFTGHREWVRMVRPNQDGTLIASCSNDQTVRVWVVATKECKAELREHEHVVECISWAPESSYSTISEATGSETKKSGKPGPFLLSGSRDKTIKMWDISTGMCLMTLVGHDNWVRGVLFHSGGKFILSCADDKTLRVWDYKNKRCMKTLNAHEHFVTSLDFHKTAPYVVTGSVDQTVKVWECR from the exons ATGGTGCTGTCACAGAGGCAACGAGACGAACT AAATCGAGCAATAGCAGATTACCTTCGATCCAATGGTTATGAAGAGGcttattcagtttttaaaaaggaagctgAGTTAGATGTG AATGAAGAGCTAGATAAGAAGTATGCTGGACTTTTGGAGAAAAAATGGACATCCGTTATAAGATTACAAAAGAAG GTGATGGAATTAGAATCTAAGCTAAATGAAGCAAAGGAAGAATTCACATCAGGTGGACCTCTTGGTCAGAAACGAGACCCTAAAGAATGGATCCCTCGTCCTCCAGAGAAGTATGCATTGAGTGGACATAGGAGTCCTGTCACACGAGTAATTTTCCACCCAGTTTTCAGTGTTATGGTCTCTGCTTCAGAGGATGCCACAATAAAG GTGTGGGATTATGAGACAGGCGATTTTGAACGAACCCTTAAGGGACATACAGACTCTGTGCAGGATATATCTTTTGACCACAGTGGCAAACTCTTGGCCTCCTGTTCTGCTGATATGACCATTAAGCTATGGGATTTCCAGGGCTTTGATTGCATCAGAACCATGCATG GTCATGATCATAATGTTTCTTCAGTAGCCATCATGCCCAATGGAGATCACATAGTCTCTGCCTCAAGGGATAAAACCATCAAAATGTGGGAAGTTCAAACAGG TTATTGTGTGAAGACTTTCACGGGGCACAGAGAATGGGTGCGCATGGTGCGACCTAATCAGGATGGCACCCTGATTGCCAGCTGTTCTAATGACCAGACAGTGCGTGTTTGGGTGGTAGCAACAAAGGAATGCAAAGCTGAGCTTCGAGAACATGAGCATGTGGTAGAATGCATTTCTTGGGCTCCTGAGAGCTCCTACTCCACCATATCAGAAGCTACAGGATCCGAG ACTAAGAAGAGTGGTAAGCCTGGGCCTTTCCTGCTGTCTGGATCCAGAGACAAGACCATTAAGATGTGGGATATTAGCACTGGCATGTGCCTTATGACACTT GTGGGCCATGATAACTGGGTACGTGGCGTCCTGTTCCATTCTGGAGGAAAATTTATTTTGAGCTGTGCCGATGACAAGACCCTCCGTGTCTGGGACTACAAGAACAAACGATGTATGAAAACCCTTAATGCGCATGAACACTTTGTTACCTCTTTGG ATTTCCACAAGACAGCACCATATGTGGTTACTGGCAGTGTAGATCAAACAGTAAAAGTGTGGGAGTGCCGTTGA